The Sphingomonas sp. KR3-1 genome contains a region encoding:
- a CDS encoding amidohydrolase family protein, whose product MPQFIDIHPHVISDDEGRYPPAPLFGKRSDWSQERPSTVETLIAQMDAAGVAKAAVVHSSTTYGFDNRYVVDACNAYPDRLIAVGSVDMLAADAADTIRRWVGAGLAGLRVFTGGSTKEFDPSELDDPRAYAGWELLRTLGLTMCIQTGPVGLPAVAALARRFPGVPVILDHLGRPDVTDGPPYAAAQSLFDLAPIPNIHLKLTPRIMADSQKGAASPETLFPRLVEIFGAERLAWGSNYPTSPGTLAEIRATAEARLASLSAEDREWVFARTAQKLYPQLRDIGAKTAAA is encoded by the coding sequence ATGCCCCAGTTTATCGATATCCATCCGCACGTCATTTCGGACGACGAGGGCCGCTATCCGCCGGCGCCGCTGTTTGGCAAGCGATCGGACTGGTCGCAGGAGCGGCCCTCCACCGTCGAGACGCTGATCGCGCAGATGGATGCGGCGGGGGTGGCCAAGGCGGCGGTGGTGCACAGCTCGACCACCTATGGCTTCGACAACCGCTATGTCGTCGATGCCTGCAACGCCTATCCCGACCGGCTGATCGCGGTCGGCTCGGTCGACATGCTGGCGGCCGATGCGGCGGACACCATCCGTCGCTGGGTTGGGGCCGGACTGGCCGGGTTGCGGGTGTTCACCGGGGGCTCGACCAAGGAGTTCGACCCCTCCGAACTGGACGATCCGCGCGCCTATGCTGGGTGGGAGCTGCTCCGCACGCTCGGATTGACCATGTGCATCCAGACCGGTCCGGTCGGCCTTCCCGCCGTGGCGGCGCTGGCAAGGCGCTTCCCCGGCGTGCCAGTCATCCTGGACCATCTCGGGCGTCCGGATGTCACGGATGGCCCGCCCTATGCGGCCGCGCAGAGCCTGTTCGACCTGGCGCCGATCCCGAATATCCACCTGAAACTGACCCCGCGGATCATGGCGGACAGCCAAAAGGGTGCGGCCAGCCCGGAGACGCTATTCCCCAGGCTGGTCGAGATATTCGGCGCCGAGCGGCTGGCCTGGGGCTCGAACTATCCGACCTCGCCGGGCACGCTGGCCGAGATCAGGGCCACCGCCGAGGCGCGGCTCGCCAGCCTTTCGGCCGAGGACCGCGAATGGGTCTTCGCGCGGACCGCGCAGAAACTGTATCCCCAATTGCGTGACATCGGCGCGAAGACCGCAGCGGCGTGA
- a CDS encoding protocatechuate 3,4-dioxygenase, whose product MAEIVFGMCVPHSGMLGQAPEDWLKNGERDRNNPELWFRNRTWTYPELEAEREAAFEPFLTLEERTERAGRCRAALDEMAEAYKRAAPDVVIVLGKDQKEIWPDQSPSITIYTGANVHNGPPQRSVYAPDLHVVHQAYPELATYLINAFQREGFDLNDLQAWPQNVWMEQRQGYAPDYPVVPHAYSFVYHQIMGDDVPRHVPVLFNLFYPPTQPSMARCIQFGRVLRDAIAAWPEDVRVAVIASGGLSHFVNDEAFDRNVMGMLASYDYDGLAAIPNGYYQSGTSEVKIYSIVMMALQHTGAEMTLVDYIPCWRTPAGTGEGMGFMYWDPAVTAAKKKEAA is encoded by the coding sequence GTGGCTGAGATCGTATTCGGAATGTGCGTGCCGCACAGCGGCATGCTGGGCCAGGCGCCGGAGGACTGGCTGAAGAACGGCGAGCGCGACCGCAACAACCCCGAGCTGTGGTTCCGGAACCGCACCTGGACCTATCCCGAGCTCGAGGCCGAGCGCGAAGCGGCGTTCGAGCCGTTCCTGACGCTTGAAGAGCGGACCGAGCGGGCGGGGCGCTGCCGCGCCGCGCTCGACGAGATGGCCGAGGCGTACAAGCGCGCTGCGCCCGACGTCGTGATCGTGCTGGGCAAGGACCAGAAGGAGATCTGGCCCGACCAGTCGCCGTCGATCACGATCTACACCGGCGCGAACGTGCATAACGGCCCGCCCCAGCGCAGCGTCTATGCGCCCGACCTTCATGTCGTGCACCAAGCCTATCCCGAGCTGGCGACCTATCTGATCAACGCCTTCCAGCGCGAGGGCTTCGACCTCAACGACCTGCAGGCCTGGCCGCAGAATGTGTGGATGGAGCAACGCCAGGGCTATGCGCCCGACTATCCGGTCGTCCCGCACGCCTATAGCTTCGTATATCACCAGATCATGGGCGACGATGTGCCGCGCCATGTGCCTGTGCTGTTCAACCTGTTCTACCCGCCGACCCAGCCTTCGATGGCGCGGTGCATCCAGTTCGGCCGGGTGCTGCGCGACGCGATCGCGGCCTGGCCCGAGGATGTGCGCGTGGCGGTGATCGCAAGCGGAGGGCTGTCGCACTTCGTCAATGACGAGGCGTTCGACCGCAACGTGATGGGGATGCTGGCCAGCTACGACTATGACGGGCTCGCGGCGATCCCGAACGGCTATTACCAGTCGGGCACCAGCGAGGTGAAGATCTACTCGATCGTGATGATGGCGCTTCAGCATACCGGCGCCGAGATGACCCTGGTCGATTACATCCCCTGCTGGCGCACGCCCGCGGGCACGGGCGAGGGGATGGGCTTCATGTACTGGGACCCGGCGGTCACCGCAGCGAAGAAGAAGGAAGCGGCATAA
- a CDS encoding aldolase/citrate lyase family protein — MAAERLNGIIRAFEAGKPAFTCFAKVDKLSAQELTDAPYDGVVFEMEHNPYDVGGLGDALQYMLNRKKIAETGSVAPSVTPIARIPANGAEMNQFQAKQVLDRGVYGVITPHVSTVAQAYNMVASCRYAKPTGAALYEPKGVRGDGPATASRYWGLSMPEYYARADVWPLAPQGELLVGMMCESPEAIENLDDILANVPGIGLVLIGEGDLSQALGYPRQYEHPEVMGAMNRIVEICKKHDVVVGNPHTNAKNVERLIGEGYRFLMSAPTRSYGVVGQGRELAGY; from the coding sequence ATGGCGGCGGAACGCCTCAACGGAATCATTCGCGCATTCGAAGCGGGCAAGCCGGCCTTCACCTGCTTCGCCAAGGTCGACAAGCTCAGCGCGCAGGAGCTGACCGACGCGCCCTATGACGGCGTGGTCTTCGAGATGGAGCACAACCCGTACGATGTGGGCGGATTGGGCGACGCGCTCCAGTACATGCTCAACCGCAAGAAGATTGCCGAGACCGGCTCGGTCGCGCCGTCGGTGACGCCAATCGCGCGCATCCCGGCCAATGGCGCCGAGATGAACCAGTTCCAGGCCAAGCAGGTGCTCGATCGCGGCGTCTATGGCGTGATCACCCCGCACGTCTCGACGGTGGCGCAAGCGTACAACATGGTCGCTTCGTGCCGCTATGCGAAGCCGACCGGCGCGGCGCTGTACGAGCCCAAGGGCGTGCGCGGCGACGGGCCGGCGACGGCCTCGCGCTACTGGGGGCTGTCTATGCCCGAATATTATGCCCGGGCGGACGTGTGGCCGCTGGCGCCGCAGGGCGAGCTGCTGGTCGGCATGATGTGCGAGAGCCCCGAGGCGATCGAGAATCTCGACGATATCCTGGCGAACGTGCCGGGGATCGGGCTGGTGCTGATCGGCGAGGGGGATCTCAGCCAGGCGCTCGGCTATCCGCGCCAGTATGAGCATCCCGAAGTGATGGGCGCGATGAACCGTATCGTCGAGATCTGCAAGAAGCACGACGTGGTGGTCGGCAACCCGCACACCAATGCCAAGAATGTCGAGCGGCTGATCGGCGAGGGGTATCGGTTTTTGATGTCCGCGCCGACGCGCAGCTATGGGGTTGTGGGACAGGGGCGCGAGCTGGCGGGGTATTGA
- a CDS encoding MFS transporter: protein MAQTITPAETPPSASAPASAASPVALSVVMRWSVLVLLAIGVLIAFLDRTSISSAMADPPFKAHFKLSDTDRGMIGAMFFWSYGLVQVPMGWLVDRYGVKTPYTICFALWCIATAVTGLVSTLMALILMRVIVGAAEAIVMPASYRWIRNNFHEGQSGTAVGIFTMGNKFGPAIGAPVASWLIVNYDWRLMFILTGAVGLLWLVPWMLTVKNDLPRGGEAKAAARKAAASVTFASILKSPVVWGAMIVNFCYGYFTFYCMTWMPAYLVEQRGLSLERSGLYTFFSFAGIAIVAVIAGWTADRLIARGGNPVFVRKAFVIAGFIGACTVLLGAQASSLGWALFWNVFSLSFLGLATANNLALCRLTLIPKPAIGLVTGVQQVATSLAGGVAASLSGWLLHVSGNYELPMLVIFVFLLIGALACWILLRPQWAPRVNETVE from the coding sequence ATGGCCCAGACGATTACCCCCGCCGAGACACCCCCCTCGGCATCCGCGCCAGCATCGGCGGCATCGCCCGTGGCGCTGAGCGTGGTGATGCGCTGGTCGGTGCTCGTGCTGCTGGCGATCGGCGTGCTGATCGCCTTTCTCGACCGGACCAGCATCTCCTCGGCGATGGCCGACCCGCCGTTCAAGGCGCATTTCAAGCTGTCGGACACCGATCGCGGCATGATCGGCGCGATGTTCTTCTGGTCCTATGGGCTGGTGCAGGTGCCGATGGGCTGGCTGGTCGACCGCTACGGGGTGAAGACGCCCTATACGATCTGCTTCGCGCTCTGGTGCATCGCAACGGCAGTGACCGGGCTGGTCAGCACGCTGATGGCGCTGATCCTGATGCGCGTGATCGTTGGCGCGGCGGAGGCGATCGTGATGCCGGCGAGCTATCGCTGGATCCGCAACAATTTCCACGAGGGCCAGAGCGGCACCGCGGTCGGCATCTTCACGATGGGCAACAAGTTCGGTCCCGCGATCGGCGCGCCGGTCGCCTCGTGGCTGATCGTCAATTACGACTGGCGGCTGATGTTCATCCTCACCGGCGCGGTGGGCCTGCTCTGGCTGGTGCCGTGGATGCTGACGGTGAAGAACGACCTGCCCAGGGGCGGCGAGGCCAAGGCGGCGGCGCGCAAGGCGGCCGCGTCGGTCACCTTCGCGAGCATCCTCAAGAGCCCGGTCGTGTGGGGGGCGATGATCGTCAACTTCTGCTACGGCTATTTCACCTTCTACTGCATGACCTGGATGCCGGCCTATCTGGTCGAGCAGCGCGGGCTGAGCCTGGAGCGATCGGGGCTCTACACCTTCTTCAGCTTCGCCGGGATCGCGATCGTCGCGGTGATCGCGGGCTGGACCGCGGACCGGCTGATCGCGCGCGGCGGCAACCCGGTGTTCGTCCGCAAGGCGTTCGTCATCGCCGGGTTCATCGGCGCGTGCACCGTGCTGCTCGGCGCGCAGGCGAGCTCGCTGGGCTGGGCGCTGTTCTGGAACGTGTTCTCGCTGTCGTTCCTCGGCCTCGCCACCGCCAACAATCTGGCTTTGTGCCGCCTGACCCTGATCCCCAAGCCGGCGATCGGGCTGGTGACCGGCGTGCAGCAGGTAGCGACGAGCCTGGCCGGCGGCGTGGCGGCGAGCCTGTCCGGCTGGCTGCTGCACGTGAGCGGCAATTACGAGCTGCCGATGCTGGTGATCTTCGTGTTCCTGCTGATCGGCGCGCTGGCGTGCTGGATCCTGCTGCGGCCGCAATGGGCGCCGCGCGTGAACGAAACTGTGGAGTAG